The sequence CGAGAGCAACCGGTTGTTCGTGCCGTCGTCGTCCGGCCGCAGACGGTGTGCCACCAGGTCGAGCTGAGCGGACAACGACGGATCCGTCAACTGGACGCGGTCGGCCTCGGCGAGCACCTGCGAGAACACGGCGTCGTCCCGCTGCTGCCAGGCGACCCACGCCGAACCGATGGCCACGACCGTCAGGACGGCAAGGGCTGACACCGCACCGCGGCTGATCAGGGCCGTGCGCTTGCGCAGCTTGACCGAAGCGGCCAGGAATTCCACCGCGCTCCGGGTCAGAAAGGTGTCACCGGCGGACTGCGCCCAGGTGCGGGCCTGTTCCAGACGCGAACCCCGGTAGAGCAGCGAGGTGTCACGATGGGCGCCCTCCCAGGCCCTGCTGTCCTCCTCCAGCCGCTGGCGCAGCAGGTTGCCTGTCCGGTCCTCGTCGATCCAGTCGCGCAGGCGCGGCCAGGCGTGGAGCAGCGCTTCATGGGTGATCTCCACGGCCTCCGCGTCGAGCGTCACCAGCCGGGCGTGCACCAGCGCTTCCAGCGACTCCTCCGTCTTGTGGGGGTCCGCCGACTCGTCCGCCAGCTGGCGCCGGATCCCCCGCCTACGGGTGGCCTGGGTGTCCTCGCCCAGGCGGACCAGCCGGAGCAGGAGCAGCCGCGCGGCCGTGCGTGCCGTCGGGTCGAGACCGGACCAGGCCCGCTCGGCGGTGGCCGCCACCGCTCCCTGGATGCCGCCCGCCGCGCGGTAGCCGGCCAGGGTCAGCCGTCCCGCCTTCCGCCGCTGCCAGGTCGCGAGCAGGGCGTGGGAGAGGAGGGGCAGCACCCCCGCGTCGTGCGTGCCGCCGGTGCCGTCGGCGCTCACCTCCCGGACGATCAGCTCCGCCAGTCCCGGTTCGAGTTCCAGGCCCACGGCCTTGGCCGGTCCGGTCACCGCTTCGCGCAGCTCCGCGGTGGTCAGCGGCCCGAGCACCATGTGCCGGTGCTGCAGCGCGTCGGCCAGTGCGGGGTACCCGAGGCACCGGTCGTAGAAGTCGGCGCGTACGCCGAGGATGACGCGTACGGGGGCCGGGGCATCCGGATCGCCGTGTGTGCAGGCGGCGTGGAGGAGCTGGAGGAAGGTGCGCCGGTCCGCTTCGTCGGAGCAGAGGGTGAACGCCTCCTCGAACTGGTCCACGATGACGACCGGACGCGCGGTGGCGGACGTCTCGCGCCCCGCCCAGGCCCTGACGGCCTCCCGTACCGCGTGCGCGAAGTGCACCGTGCCGGGCTCCTGCGCCGATTCTTCCGCGGCGGAGAGCACGGGTGCCAGCTCGGGTATCCGGGAGGTCAGCTCCGCGAGCGGATCGCCTCCCGGCACCAGCTGCAGGACCGTCCCCTCCCGGCTCTTCTCATCCTGGCTCTTCCCGTCGCCCGGGGCGCCGTTCTGCACCGTGCCGTTCTGCAGTGCGCCGTTCTGCAACGCGGGCACCAGCCCGGCGTTCAGCAGGGAGGACTTTCCGGCCCCCGAGGCGCCCACGAGCATGACCAGGCCCCCCGTCTTCTCCGCTGCGCGGAGCTGGGCGACGAGGGCGTCCGTGCACCGCTCCCGGCCGAAGAACCACCGGGCGTCCTGCTGACGATACGAAGCCAGCCCCCGGTAGGGGCACACACCGGGGACGGGTCCGGCCGGGGCCTCGGCCGCGGGGCGCCCCTCCTCTTCCTCGGCCGCCGACGCACGGTCGCCGACCGCGCGCTCCCACAGACGCTGCCACTCGACCGGGTCGTACAGGCCCGTGGACACCGCCGTGGGCCGCTGGCGTCGTGCCTGGGGTATCAGGATGTGCAGCACCGCGGCGAGCGCGGCGAACTGCGCGGGTACGTTCTTGGCCCGCCGCCAGTCGCTGATCCGCTGCACGGACACCCGCACGGGCCGCCCTCGTTCGTCGACCCGCTGGAGCCGGACGACCGCCTCGGCCACCTTCTTGAGCGGAGGGTTGCCGGCCTCCTTGTACAGCAGCGCGAGACGTTCCGCGAAGGCGGTGCGTGCCCCTGCGTCGGAACTCACAGCCTCCCCCCTTCCTTCCCCCGCCTCTGGACATCCGGACCGGAAAACTCACCTTAGCGGCCTGACCTGCGGCGAAGCCTGCGGCCCGATACCGGAACCTCCTCAGCGGGGAACCTCACCTGGCAGGATCACTTCCCAGCGGCGCACCAAGGGGGCCCTACCCCGGCAAGCCACCGACACCGCCTTGGAGAGGGACTTCTTGATGCCTGTTACCGGTGACCAACTGCCGGACTCACGAGCCATGTGACGGTCCCGGCTCATGAGTCCGGGGAATCCGTGGAGCCGGTCCCTCCGGACCGCTCGCACGGTGACCTCGGGACCCGGCACCCCCCACGCTCCGCGCCACCCGGCGCGGACCGCCCCCACCTGCGCCATTCGGCACCGGTCCCCACGAGGGGAGGGACCGGTGACGAATGGCGCGGTGCCGTTTCGGGGCGCGGCCCGGCCCGCTTCCTCAGCAGGCCGTCAGCAGGCCGTCAGTAGGCCGTTTTGGCCATGCGCTTCTGCTCGCGCTCCGAAAGCCGGCTGCCGGACTCACGGCTTGTCATCCGGCGCAGCAGACGCGGCGCCAGCAGAAAGCCCATGCTATCGGGCTGTTGAACTGCTGGTGCAGCTCCCAGAGGGTCTGCGACGGGTCTGCGGTCTGCAGCCGTTGCGCCACTCCGTCCTTGTCCGTCCACCGGACCTCGGACCGTGCCCTGGCCGCCGAGGCGAGTTCGTCGAGCGTGCCGACCGCGGTGACTCGGCCGGTCTGCAGGATGCCGATGCGGTCCGCGAGCTGCTGGGCCTCGGTCATATCGTGCGTGGTGAGCACGATGGTCATGCCGCGTTCGGCGCGCAGTTCCGTGATCAGCTCGTGGAAGTCGCGGCGCGCCTCGGGGTCGAAGCCCGTCGTCGGCTCGTCCAGGAACACCAACTCGGGGCGGCCGATGATGCCCATGGCGACGTCGAGCCGCCGGCGCTGGCCACCGGAGAGCGTGCTCAAGGTCTGAGAGGCCTGCGCCGTGAGACCCACCGCTCCATCAGCTCTGCCGCATCGAAGGGGTCGGCGTAATGCCGGGCGAAGTGGTCGAGCATGTCCCCGACCTGCCAGCGGCCGTGGTCCCGACTGGACTGGAGCACGATGCCGATCCGTGCCCGCCAGGCAGGGACATCCCGCTCGGGGTCCGTCCCGAGCACCTCGACGGAGCCTTGGGAACGGCGTCGGTAGCCCTCGAGGATCTCGATCGTGGTGCTCTTCCCGGCCCCGTTGGGGCCGAGTAACGCGAAGAGCTCGCCCCGGCGGACCTCAAGGTCCAGCCCGTCGAGAACGTCCCGCTGTCCGTACCGCATCCGCAGTCCGGTGGTGCGTATCGCGAGGTCGTACGTCGTGCCCTCGGTCATCGGAACGGCGTCCGAGGCCGCCGCTATGTCCTGTCCCCCGGTCACCGGTCTGCCCTCGGTTGCGTTCCCTTGCCTAACTCGTAGAACACGGGCGTCTCCCCCCTCTTTTTTGTTGTGGTCCGCCGTGCCGGCACGGCGGACCCTGTGATGTCCCCAGATCTTCCCCCGGGGAGCGTTCAGGTTCCTTGCCGATTCCGGGAGTTGGGACCCGAGGGTTACGGCCGTGCCGGGTATCTCCGGTTCGGCGCAGACCAGAGCGGGGCCGGGGGCGGAGCTGAAGCCGGGGCCGGCCGGCTCGTTCCGGTCCGGGGCCGGGGCCGGGGCCGGGGGCATGGGCGTGGCGGCAGGCCGCCCAAGTGCCGTTCGGCCAGGAGAAGCGCTCCTGGGGGCGGCGGCTGTAGACCGCGTGAGCTACGCCACAGCGTGGTCACGCAGTTGGTCACCCACAACGCAGGAGAGCCACCTACCAAAGCTGGTAGGTGGCTCTTACCTGTGTTCCTTCAGTCGGGGTGGCGGGATTTGAACCCACGACCTCTTCGTCCCGAACGAAGCGCGCTGCCAAGCTGCGCTACACCCCGAAGCAACGAGCTCTACTTTAGCGGACTGATCCCCGTGTGCGAAATCCGGTTGTTGTGGAGCCGGGGAGCGGGCCTGACCTGGTCGATCCCGATGGTGATCAAGGGGAGGGCGCAGATGGCCACGCCGAGGGTGAGGGCAGAGGTGACGGTGGGGGAGGGGGCGCCGGTGGTGGCGGGGAGGGCAACGGCGAAGGCGAGGTAGAGCAGGGGGTAGGCCGGCCACTGCCAGGCGTAGGAGGGGCGGAACCCGCGGGGGGCGGTGAGCAGGAGCCAGTCGGCGAGGGTGGCGAGCGGGGTGACGGCGTAGAGGAGCTGAGGGGAGAGGGCTTGGGCGACGCCGGGGGCGCCGGCGGCCGGCAAGGTGAAAGCGGTGGTGTCGGCGGCCGGGAGGACGTAGTGGAGGAGGGCGGGGAGGGAGAGGAAGGGGACGAGCGCGCCGGCGATGCGGGGGCTTACGGGGCGGCGACCGGTCCAGGCGCGGTGCGCGGCGCAGGCGGAGACCAGCGCTGCGGCGAGGTTGGCCTGCACGGTGAAGCGGGTGAGGAGCTGGGCAGGGTCGGCGGCGCCGAGGGCCGCCAGGACGAGACCCGTCAGGGCCGCCGCGGTGATGAGGAGGCGGAAGGCGGCTGCCAGGGGGTGGCGGCTGGTGGGGGCGACGGCTGCTGCCGGGGTGCGGGCGGCGGCACCGGCCGGGCCGGTGGCGTGGCGCGTGGACTGCGAGGTCCGGGTGGGGTCGGACATCCCTCCACGGTAGAGGGATGATCAACGGGTGCGGGAGACCCCGGCGGGCAAAACGCCCATTCGGATAGTCGGCAGCGGGTCCGGACGGCCCCGGGCAAGACAGAGGCCGGGCAAGGCGGCCGCACGGTAAGGGGACCGCTCGCCGGTAAGAGACGGCCGCCCGTCTGTCAGGACCACGGCCCCGGCCCCGCCCCCGGCCCGGGAACCTGTCCGGGGTCCCGTACCACCTCACCCCACCCCGTAAGGGTCAGCCCCGCGCCATCCGGGTCAGCCCCACCCGGTCCAGCCCCCGGCCCGGTGTCCGGGTCAGTCCCGCGCCGTAAGGGTCAGCAGGGTCGCCTCCGGGGGGCAGGCGAAGCGGACCGGGGTGTAGCGGTTGGTGCCGCAGCCGGCGGAGACGTGGAGGTAGGAGGTGTGGCCCGCGGCGGTGTGGGTGGACAGGCCCTTCACGCGGTCGGTGTCGATGTCGCAGTTGGTGACCAGGGCACCGTAGAAGGGGATGCACAGCTGGCCGCCGTGGGTGTGGCCGGCCAGGATCAGCGGATAGCCGTCGGCGGTGAAGGCGTCCAGGGAGCGCAGGTAGGGCGCGTGGACGACGGCCAGCGAGAGGTCGGCGCCGGATTCCGGGCCGCCGGCGACCTCTGCGTAGCGGTCACGCTTGATGTGCGGGTCGTCCAGACCGGTCAGGGCGATCTCGATGCCCTCCAGCTTGAGGCGGCCGCGGGAATTGGACAGGCCGACCCAGCCGGCCGCGTCGAAGGCGTCGCGCAGCTCTTCCCACGGGTTGTGGACGACGCCCACGGCGGGTGCATTGCCGTTGA is a genomic window of Streptomyces sp. Edi2 containing:
- a CDS encoding ATP-binding cassette domain-containing protein — protein: MTGGQDIAAASDAVPMTEGTTYDLAIRTTGLRMRYGQRDVLDGLDLEVRRGELFALLGPNGAGKSTTIEILEGYRRRSQGSVEVLGTDPERDVPAWRARIGIVLQSSRDHGRWQVGDMLDHFARHYADPFDAAELMERWVSRRRPLRP
- a CDS encoding integral membrane regulator, encoding MSDPTRTSQSTRHATGPAGAAARTPAAAVAPTSRHPLAAAFRLLITAAALTGLVLAALGAADPAQLLTRFTVQANLAAALVSACAAHRAWTGRRPVSPRIAGALVPFLSLPALLHYVLPAADTTAFTLPAAGAPGVAQALSPQLLYAVTPLATLADWLLLTAPRGFRPSYAWQWPAYPLLYLAFAVALPATTGAPSPTVTSALTLGVAICALPLITIGIDQVRPAPRLHNNRISHTGISPLK
- a CDS encoding WD40 repeat domain-containing protein encodes the protein MSSDAGARTAFAERLALLYKEAGNPPLKKVAEAVVRLQRVDERGRPVRVSVQRISDWRRAKNVPAQFAALAAVLHILIPQARRQRPTAVSTGLYDPVEWQRLWERAVGDRASAAEEEEGRPAAEAPAGPVPGVCPYRGLASYRQQDARWFFGRERCTDALVAQLRAAEKTGGLVMLVGASGAGKSSLLNAGLVPALQNGALQNGTVQNGAPGDGKSQDEKSREGTVLQLVPGGDPLAELTSRIPELAPVLSAAEESAQEPGTVHFAHAVREAVRAWAGRETSATARPVVIVDQFEEAFTLCSDEADRRTFLQLLHAACTHGDPDAPAPVRVILGVRADFYDRCLGYPALADALQHRHMVLGPLTTAELREAVTGPAKAVGLELEPGLAELIVREVSADGTGGTHDAGVLPLLSHALLATWQRRKAGRLTLAGYRAAGGIQGAVAATAERAWSGLDPTARTAARLLLLRLVRLGEDTQATRRRGIRRQLADESADPHKTEESLEALVHARLVTLDAEAVEITHEALLHAWPRLRDWIDEDRTGNLLRQRLEEDSRAWEGAHRDTSLLYRGSRLEQARTWAQSAGDTFLTRSAVEFLAASVKLRKRTALISRGAVSALAVLTVVAIGSAWVAWQQRDDAVFSQVLAEADRVQLTDPSLSAQLDLVAHRLRPDDDGTNNRLLSTVNAPLATPLLGHTGAVYLTTFSPNGRILATASYDRTVRLWDVADPTHPKPLGKPLTGHKSWVSTAVFSPDGHTLASASDDGTVRLWDVRDPRHPHPIGAPLTGHDGTLFLLAFSPDGRTLAAADEKHTVRLWDVGDVRRPRRLGVLTGHTAAVRSVAFSPDGRTLAAGGDDNTIRLWDMADRRHPRPVGRPLTGHRGTVHSLAFSPDGRTLASGSDDDTIRLWNAATPRHATPLGVPLTGHTGPVWSVAFSPDGTMLAAGSADRTASLWNVSNPAYPSQVGQPLAGSRDEMYAVGFSPDGRSLATGSGDNTVRLWSMPATDMIGRTGAFRPDGQVLATAADDQRVRLWSVQAPHRTALLGKPFKPGEGDARSMVFSPDGRILAVRTGRRALRLWNVTDPKRPVPYGPPVMLRTRYVDSLAFSPDGHTLATAYDDRTIQLWSVSDPSRLHPLGRPLSGHKGYVNSLVVSPDGRTLASGSADGTIRLWNVTDPRHVTPLGAPLRGHLGPVNRLAYSPDGHTLASGSDDNTVRLWNVTDPRKATHLSTLTGHTEAIASVTFSQDGRILASGGNDDMVRLWNVTHPSRATPIGESISPHAKTGNFLAFRPRSHILGVSSGADTVRLWDLDAHAAIRRICATTRGVLTPQKWQEYLPRLSYTPSCDE
- a CDS encoding metallophosphoesterase, yielding MRARYGVPLTLTAAGAAGLAYAAGFEVRSFRLRRVTVPVLPRGMRPLRVLQVSDIHMVSGQRKKQRWLQSLAGLRPDFVINTGDNLSDTEGVPEALDALGPLMEFPGAYVFGSNDYYGPKLRNPARYLIERTQGRHGLNGNAPAVGVVHNPWEELRDAFDAAGWVGLSNSRGRLKLEGIEIALTGLDDPHIKRDRYAEVAGGPESGADLSLAVVHAPYLRSLDAFTADGYPLILAGHTHGGQLCIPFYGALVTNCDIDTDRVKGLSTHTAAGHTSYLHVSAGCGTNRYTPVRFACPPEATLLTLTARD
- a CDS encoding ABC transporter ATP-binding protein translates to MSTLSGGQRRRLDVAMGIIGRPELVFLDEPTTGFDPEARRDFHELITELRAERGMTIVLTTHDMTEAQQLADRIGILQTGRVTAVGTLDELASAARARSEVRWTDKDGVAQRLQTADPSQTLWELHQQFNSPIAWAFCWRRVCCAG